Proteins encoded in a region of the Aliivibrio fischeri ATCC 7744 = JCM 18803 = DSM 507 genome:
- a CDS encoding ectoine synthase — protein MIVRTLDECRDSERRVASETWESVRMLLKNDNMGFSFHITTIYQDTETHIHYKNHLESVYCMSGEGEIEVVGGETYPIKSGTLYILDKHDEHYLRAYKDKEMVMACVFNPPITGAEVHDENGVYPVLD, from the coding sequence ATGATAGTAAGAACATTAGATGAATGTCGCGACAGCGAACGACGTGTAGCATCTGAAACATGGGAAAGCGTAAGAATGTTATTGAAAAATGACAACATGGGCTTCTCTTTTCATATCACGACAATCTATCAAGATACTGAAACACACATCCATTACAAAAACCATTTAGAGTCCGTCTATTGCATGAGTGGTGAGGGGGAGATTGAAGTGGTTGGAGGGGAGACTTACCCCATAAAATCAGGAACATTATACATTCTTGATAAACACGACGAGCATTATTTACGAGCGTATAAAGATAAAGAAATGGTGATGGCGTGCGTTTTCAACCCGCCAATTACGGGTGCCGAAGTTCATGATGAAAACGGTGTTTATCCTGTTCTCGATTAA
- a CDS encoding cytochrome b/b6 domain-containing protein — protein MKIWDLPTRIYHWLQALLFIGLAASGFNGEGPHIYLGLALFTLILWRIVWGFIGSDTSRFKQFISSPKRTISYLLGKEPSKAGHNPAGSWMVIGLISTLFIQCITGIALAGLFDHIPYADIVLNDNVFDVFVTLHGICARLLPVLVVLHLVTILFYKLRSKPLVWAMITGVQKKLTEHQMPSNLVFVSNKRALLVLIATGLVTIAIVVSAGV, from the coding sequence ATGAAAATTTGGGATTTACCAACACGCATATATCATTGGCTTCAAGCACTGCTTTTTATCGGATTAGCCGCAAGTGGTTTTAATGGAGAAGGGCCACATATCTATTTAGGTTTGGCGCTTTTTACTCTTATTTTATGGCGTATTGTTTGGGGCTTTATCGGAAGTGACACGAGCCGTTTTAAGCAATTTATTTCTTCTCCAAAACGTACAATTTCTTACTTATTAGGAAAAGAACCATCAAAAGCAGGTCATAATCCAGCGGGATCTTGGATGGTTATTGGGTTAATTTCCACCTTATTTATTCAATGCATTACTGGAATTGCATTAGCAGGATTATTCGATCACATCCCTTATGCCGATATTGTTTTAAATGACAATGTCTTTGATGTTTTTGTTACTCTGCATGGAATATGTGCACGCTTATTACCTGTATTAGTCGTATTGCATTTAGTCACCATTCTCTTTTATAAATTACGCTCAAAGCCACTTGTTTGGGCAATGATCACTGGCGTGCAAAAGAAACTTACAGAACATCAAATGCCATCAAATCTAGTATTTGTATCAAATAAGCGTGCATTATTAGTGCTAATTGCAACAGGATTAGTTACCATTGCAATAGTTGTAAGCGCAGGGGTTTGA
- a CDS encoding Lrp/AsnC family transcriptional regulator: MDRFDERILQELKLNGRLTNVELSERIGLSPSATLRRVQELERNGTIQGYRAVLNPNKCGIGFVAYVTIGLSDHSKKSQKDFEAQIMESNEVTECHNITGSNEYLLRVETESLSSYKQFHSNVLGEISQVNSIGTLVVMDTPKDERT; the protein is encoded by the coding sequence ATGGATAGGTTTGACGAAAGAATATTGCAAGAGCTGAAATTAAATGGACGATTAACCAACGTTGAGTTATCTGAGCGCATTGGGTTATCCCCTTCAGCAACATTACGTCGTGTACAAGAATTAGAGCGAAATGGGACGATTCAAGGCTATCGTGCGGTATTAAATCCGAATAAGTGTGGAATAGGATTTGTTGCTTATGTGACGATCGGATTATCGGATCACAGTAAAAAATCACAAAAAGATTTCGAAGCGCAGATAATGGAATCAAATGAAGTAACAGAATGCCACAATATTACGGGATCGAATGAGTATCTATTGCGGGTTGAGACTGAGAGTCTATCCTCATATAAGCAGTTTCATTCAAACGTACTTGGAGAGATCTCTCAGGTCAACTCAATTGGCACCTTAGTGGTGATGGACACGCCTAAAGATGAACGAACTTAG
- a CDS encoding LysE family translocator, protein MSIETYLLFIAGMFAFCAMPGADFFYVLSRALGGGAKTGVYAAVGIATGVLFHTFLAVVGLSALLLSSATAFMVIKYIGAAYLCYIGFKMFTAKGGFGQVETTNRTSDIKVFRQGILTNALNPKVCLTFVAFIPQFLTPETSSPLMLGMLGITTAIIALLWFTCVAVFAAKFRTVIAESKAFSNLLKYGLSSLLMGFGAKLAMTN, encoded by the coding sequence ATGAGCATTGAAACTTATCTTCTTTTTATCGCAGGGATGTTCGCCTTTTGTGCGATGCCCGGCGCCGATTTCTTTTACGTTCTTTCAAGAGCCTTAGGCGGTGGTGCCAAAACAGGGGTTTATGCCGCTGTGGGTATTGCCACAGGTGTTCTTTTTCATACCTTTTTAGCTGTTGTTGGCTTAAGTGCACTACTGCTCTCTTCAGCAACTGCGTTTATGGTAATTAAATACATAGGTGCCGCTTACCTGTGTTATATCGGATTTAAAATGTTCACAGCAAAAGGCGGTTTTGGCCAAGTAGAAACCACTAATCGTACATCTGATATAAAAGTGTTTCGTCAAGGTATTCTAACCAATGCCCTCAACCCAAAAGTGTGTTTGACCTTTGTTGCTTTTATTCCTCAATTTTTAACTCCAGAGACATCATCACCTTTAATGCTCGGAATGCTTGGTATCACAACCGCTATTATCGCTTTGCTATGGTTTACTTGCGTTGCCGTTTTCGCTGCAAAATTCAGAACGGTTATTGCCGAGAGCAAAGCATTTTCAAACCTCTTAAAATACGGCCTAAGCTCTTTATTAATGGGCTTTGGCGCTAAGTTAGCAATGACTAACTAA
- the ectA gene encoding diaminobutyrate acetyltransferase gives MAIAAPRILCPDMDSDTTKKWIFREPSRTDGDDVYALITECPPLDINSSYCNFLQATHFSKTCVLAEKDGDLAGFISGYQKPDEPNTLFIWQVAVSPRYRGKGLAFSMLTTLLERKKLLHIEFIETTITKANNASWSLFKKIDAQYGNQGQVTTFLDKESHFKGKHDTEYLYRIPLKSSQK, from the coding sequence ATGGCTATCGCAGCGCCCAGAATCTTGTGTCCAGATATGGATTCTGACACAACAAAAAAATGGATTTTTCGAGAACCTTCGAGGACAGACGGTGACGATGTTTACGCATTGATCACCGAGTGTCCTCCTCTTGATATAAACTCTTCATACTGCAACTTTCTTCAAGCTACTCATTTCAGTAAAACCTGCGTTTTGGCAGAGAAAGATGGCGATCTCGCTGGCTTTATCTCTGGGTACCAAAAACCTGATGAACCGAATACGCTGTTCATATGGCAAGTCGCCGTCTCCCCACGTTACCGAGGTAAAGGGTTAGCGTTTTCAATGCTAACCACACTTTTAGAGCGAAAAAAACTTCTGCATATCGAATTTATAGAAACCACAATAACCAAGGCAAATAACGCCTCTTGGTCACTATTTAAAAAAATTGATGCCCAATATGGAAATCAAGGGCAAGTTACTACGTTTCTAGATAAAGAATCACACTTTAAAGGAAAGCACGATACAGAGTATTTGTATCGTATCCCTCTAAAATCTTCACAAAAATAG
- the ectB gene encoding diaminobutyrate--2-oxoglutarate transaminase: MNIFKKQESQVRSYSNNFPVVFQKAKGSWLETENGERYLDFLAGAGSLNYGHNNPVLKQALLEYIENDGITHGLDMHSSAKATFLNALNRYILEPRNLEYKVQFTGPTGTNAVEAALKLARKVTNRTNIVAFTNGFHGCTAGALAATGNQHHRQGAGFSLNNITRIPFEGYADIDGLNLFETMLSDNSSGLDKPAAVLLETVQGEGGLNVASNEWLQRLSKICKANDILMIVDDIQAGCGRTGTFFSFESSGIRPDMVTLSKSIGGYGLPMAVVLLKPELDEWKPGEHNGTFRGNNHAFITAAKALEIYWANDNFENHIKQSSNKVSDVILRTIKRHPKLFVQQKGRGMMIGIECKDGIISSDIAKTCFENGMVIETAGPDDEVVKFFCPLTITESELDQGLAIFEDAVDSIAAKHFKKAS; this comes from the coding sequence ATGAATATTTTCAAGAAGCAAGAATCACAAGTACGCTCATACTCAAACAATTTCCCAGTTGTTTTTCAAAAAGCAAAAGGCAGCTGGCTAGAAACTGAAAATGGAGAGCGTTACCTAGACTTCCTTGCCGGAGCCGGATCACTTAACTACGGTCACAACAACCCAGTCTTAAAGCAAGCTTTACTTGAATACATCGAAAACGACGGTATCACTCATGGCTTAGACATGCACTCTAGTGCAAAAGCCACATTTTTAAATGCCCTAAATCGTTATATTCTCGAACCAAGAAACCTAGAGTACAAGGTACAGTTCACGGGACCTACGGGCACCAATGCTGTTGAGGCCGCTTTAAAACTGGCACGAAAAGTCACTAACCGAACCAATATTGTCGCGTTCACTAATGGCTTTCATGGTTGTACAGCCGGAGCACTGGCGGCAACGGGGAATCAACACCATCGCCAAGGTGCCGGTTTTAGCTTAAACAATATTACACGCATTCCTTTTGAAGGTTATGCTGATATCGATGGACTTAACCTGTTTGAGACCATGCTATCTGACAATTCAAGCGGTTTAGATAAACCAGCTGCGGTACTTTTAGAAACCGTACAAGGTGAAGGCGGTTTAAACGTCGCTTCAAACGAATGGCTACAACGTCTAAGTAAGATCTGTAAAGCCAACGACATTCTAATGATTGTTGATGATATTCAAGCAGGTTGTGGGCGTACTGGTACTTTCTTTAGTTTTGAGTCATCAGGTATTAGACCAGATATGGTAACTCTATCAAAATCAATTGGTGGCTACGGCTTACCAATGGCAGTTGTTTTACTTAAACCTGAATTAGATGAGTGGAAACCCGGTGAGCATAACGGTACTTTCCGTGGTAACAACCATGCCTTTATTACTGCAGCAAAAGCACTTGAAATTTATTGGGCGAACGATAACTTTGAAAACCACATCAAACAATCGTCTAACAAAGTCAGCGACGTAATCCTTCGCACCATTAAACGTCACCCTAAGTTATTTGTTCAACAGAAAGGCCGTGGCATGATGATTGGCATTGAATGTAAAGACGGTATCATCTCAAGTGATATCGCAAAAACCTGCTTTGAAAACGGTATGGTAATTGAAACCGCAGGTCCTGATGACGAAGTGGTTAAATTCTTCTGTCCATTAACCATTACTGAATCAGAGTTAGACCAAGGATTGGCTATCTTTGAAGACGCAGTTGATAGTATTGCAGCAAAACATTTTAAAAAAGCATCTTAA
- a CDS encoding aspartate kinase, which produces MTYTVEKIGGTSMTAFDAVLDNIFLRPKDPYNRVFVVSAYGGITDSLLECKKTSKPGVYQLIAKRDDKWEEALEYVEKHMLLTNEHIFIDPMNRIRADKFICSRIKQAKNCIANILETCQYGQFSLRRYLPQVREFLSSIGEAHSAFNTALKLKTMGINAKFVDLSGWDNQPPRSLDDTIINVFKDIDVTKELPIVTGYAYCQEGLMGTYDRGYSEMTFSRIASLTQADLAIIHKEYHLSSADPRVVGTDKVFPIGRTNYDVADQLANLGMEAIHPNAAAGLRESNIEIQIKNTFEPEHKGTLISSDYQPETDKVEIIAGKEKVFALHLFDQTMVGQVDNVSYELMEIISDAHVNLVGKEMNANSITYYLGGNTESLNKVLYKTEKRYPNASIKGRMVALIAVIGSQIDTNKALAKGVLSLMNSDVTPVALHSSMRNVNVQFVVSDKDYQNAIKALHHEFCENTANTQVKTSQVA; this is translated from the coding sequence ATGACTTATACCGTAGAAAAAATCGGCGGTACCTCAATGACAGCATTTGATGCCGTTTTAGATAATATCTTTCTTCGCCCTAAAGACCCATATAATCGTGTTTTTGTTGTTTCAGCTTATGGTGGTATTACCGATTCACTTTTAGAATGTAAAAAAACCAGTAAGCCGGGTGTTTACCAACTTATAGCCAAACGTGATGATAAATGGGAAGAAGCATTAGAATACGTTGAAAAGCACATGCTCTTAACTAACGAACATATCTTCATTGACCCAATGAACCGCATCAGAGCAGACAAATTCATTTGCTCTCGAATCAAGCAAGCAAAAAACTGTATCGCTAATATTTTAGAAACTTGCCAATATGGTCAATTCTCATTACGTCGTTACTTACCCCAAGTTCGTGAGTTTCTCTCATCTATTGGTGAGGCACATAGCGCCTTCAATACCGCGCTGAAGCTAAAAACCATGGGAATTAATGCCAAGTTTGTTGATCTATCCGGTTGGGATAATCAACCTCCTCGTTCATTAGATGACACCATCATCAACGTATTTAAAGATATTGATGTAACCAAAGAACTGCCCATTGTCACAGGTTATGCCTACTGCCAAGAAGGATTGATGGGGACATATGATCGAGGTTACAGTGAAATGACCTTTAGCCGTATAGCCTCACTGACTCAAGCCGATCTAGCCATTATCCATAAAGAATATCACCTAAGCTCAGCTGATCCTCGTGTTGTTGGTACAGACAAAGTATTTCCAATTGGACGAACTAATTATGATGTGGCCGATCAACTGGCTAACTTAGGTATGGAAGCAATCCACCCTAATGCGGCTGCAGGTCTTCGAGAAAGTAACATTGAAATCCAAATTAAAAATACCTTTGAACCTGAACACAAAGGCACATTGATCTCATCGGATTATCAGCCAGAAACAGACAAAGTTGAAATCATTGCAGGTAAAGAGAAAGTATTTGCTTTACATCTTTTTGATCAAACCATGGTTGGTCAAGTTGATAACGTTAGTTATGAGCTCATGGAAATCATCTCCGATGCGCACGTTAACTTAGTCGGTAAAGAAATGAACGCCAACTCGATTACCTATTACCTCGGTGGCAATACTGAGAGCTTAAATAAAGTGTTATACAAGACCGAAAAACGTTATCCAAACGCCTCAATCAAAGGTCGTATGGTGGCATTAATCGCTGTCATTGGTTCACAGATTGACACCAATAAAGCACTCGCAAAAGGGGTATTATCATTAATGAACAGTGACGTAACGCCTGTTGCTTTGCACTCCTCTATGCGCAATGTAAACGTACAGTTTGTTGTCAGCGATAAAGACTATCAAAATGCAATTAAAGCGCTCCACCACGAGTTTTGCGAAAATACAGCCAACACACAAGTAAAAACGAGTCAGGTTGCTTAA
- a CDS encoding c-type cytochrome, translating into MKKLVISLCVLLPNIAFAQASVDLINARQQAFVHIENQSEQVEEMMDENVLNWSEIESISQQLVQHSQLLNTAFTEGSQEGSKAKKAVWDKPEKFNQLMKEMDSGFALLYQASQQQDKEAAEAGLEQAQDTCNGCHRSYRSRF; encoded by the coding sequence ATGAAAAAATTAGTAATTAGTTTATGTGTTTTATTACCAAATATTGCATTTGCTCAAGCGAGTGTTGACCTAATTAACGCAAGACAACAGGCTTTTGTACATATAGAAAATCAATCAGAGCAAGTAGAAGAGATGATGGATGAAAATGTACTAAATTGGAGCGAAATTGAATCGATCAGTCAGCAATTGGTTCAACATAGTCAATTATTAAATACGGCTTTTACTGAAGGGAGCCAAGAAGGCAGTAAAGCAAAAAAAGCGGTGTGGGATAAACCGGAAAAGTTTAATCAACTGATGAAAGAGATGGATAGTGGTTTTGCTTTGCTATATCAAGCAAGCCAACAACAAGATAAAGAGGCGGCAGAAGCTGGTTTAGAGCAGGCGCAGGATACCTGTAATGGATGCCATCGTAGTTATCGTTCACGATTTTAA
- a CDS encoding iron-sulfur cluster assembly scaffold protein, with protein sequence MQYASEIQTMCPIQRGDLHPSAPIPVEGRMINPKEVIAISGLSHGVGACAPQQGAAKLTLNVKEGIIEEALIETIGCSGMTHSAAMAAEILTGKTILEAMNTDLVCDAINVAMREIFLQFAYGRTQSAFSEGGLEVGAALEDLGKTKRSQVGTSYSTNAKGVRYMELAEGYVTRLGLDEDSEVIGYEYLNLGKMMADIGKGISADEALKGAKGTYGRFSEAVKTVDPRQE encoded by the coding sequence ATGCAATATGCATCTGAAATTCAAACCATGTGCCCTATTCAAAGAGGCGACCTTCACCCATCAGCACCAATTCCTGTTGAAGGACGAATGATTAACCCAAAAGAAGTGATAGCGATTTCTGGATTAAGTCATGGCGTAGGTGCTTGTGCTCCTCAGCAAGGAGCGGCCAAATTAACTTTAAATGTGAAAGAAGGCATTATTGAAGAAGCACTGATCGAAACGATTGGCTGCTCTGGAATGACGCACTCTGCGGCAATGGCAGCAGAGATCCTTACAGGAAAAACCATTTTAGAAGCAATGAATACGGATTTGGTATGCGATGCAATTAATGTTGCGATGCGTGAAATATTTCTTCAATTTGCTTATGGTCGAACTCAATCTGCTTTCTCTGAAGGTGGTTTAGAGGTTGGAGCTGCATTAGAAGATTTAGGTAAAACCAAACGAAGCCAAGTTGGTACGAGTTATTCAACTAATGCAAAAGGTGTGCGTTATATGGAATTAGCCGAAGGATACGTAACTCGTTTAGGTCTTGATGAAGATAGTGAAGTGATTGGTTATGAGTATTTGAATCTTGGAAAAATGATGGCAGATATTGGAAAAGGTATTTCTGCTGATGAAGCGTTAAAAGGTGCTAAGGGGACTTATGGACGCTTTTCTGAAGCAGTAAAAACTGTCGATCCACGTCAAGAATAA
- a CDS encoding GGGtGRT protein, producing MNTNIQTLLKEMNFSTLDQAYDYCVEAGIDPKKLVLDTQPIAFDNACDAYTLGSALALFRKANSAVTAATMIGEGLQAFCKKGSVAEQRQVGLGHGALAARLLSEETQCFAFLAGHESFAAAEGAIKIALNANKSRHTPLRVVLNGLGKDAAYLISRINGFTYVRTEFNYQTGELVEVGRKRFSQTERGDILCYGADDVREGTAIMHAANVDVSITGNSTNPTRFQHPVAGIYKQERLSQGKPYFSVASGGGTGRTLHPDNVAAGPASYGMTDTMGRMHADAQFAGSSSVPAHVAMMGFIGMGNNPMVGASVALAVDIDQRLNR from the coding sequence ATGAATACAAATATCCAAACATTACTTAAAGAAATGAACTTCTCAACACTTGATCAAGCATATGATTATTGCGTTGAAGCTGGGATCGATCCTAAAAAATTGGTATTAGATACTCAGCCGATTGCTTTTGATAATGCGTGTGATGCTTATACTTTAGGCTCTGCTTTAGCACTATTTCGAAAAGCAAACAGTGCGGTAACCGCTGCAACTATGATTGGTGAAGGGCTACAAGCATTTTGTAAAAAAGGGAGTGTTGCTGAGCAGCGTCAAGTTGGGCTTGGCCATGGTGCATTAGCAGCTCGTTTATTATCGGAAGAAACTCAGTGCTTTGCATTTTTAGCTGGTCATGAGTCTTTTGCTGCTGCTGAAGGAGCGATTAAAATTGCATTAAATGCAAATAAATCACGTCATACACCATTAAGAGTGGTATTAAATGGCTTAGGTAAAGATGCCGCTTATCTTATCTCGCGTATTAATGGTTTTACTTATGTAAGAACAGAATTTAATTACCAAACCGGTGAATTGGTTGAAGTAGGTAGAAAGCGTTTTTCGCAAACAGAGCGTGGGGATATTTTATGTTATGGTGCGGATGATGTTCGTGAAGGCACCGCTATTATGCATGCTGCAAATGTTGATGTGAGTATTACGGGGAATTCAACGAACCCTACACGTTTTCAGCACCCTGTTGCTGGCATTTATAAACAAGAACGTTTATCTCAAGGAAAACCGTACTTCTCTGTGGCCTCTGGTGGTGGCACAGGACGAACTTTACACCCTGATAATGTGGCTGCTGGTCCTGCATCTTACGGTATGACAGATACCATGGGAAGAATGCATGCAGATGCACAATTTGCTGGAAGTTCATCTGTACCTGCACATGTTGCGATGATGGGTTTTATTGGAATGGGGAATAATCCAATGGTTGGAGCATCGGTAGCTCTGGCGGTAGATATTGATCAACGTTTAAATCGTTAA
- a CDS encoding MarR family winged helix-turn-helix transcriptional regulator — MEEFDRQSSFGWMINVVANQASKHFETELKQHGLTVALWPTMMCLWEEEGVTQRDIAEKSKVENSTTTRTLDKLEKLGLVERQADPNSRRSFRIYLTDEGRALKETLLPIPIKVNKEILSSLELNEQKEMIRLLQKMVAAV; from the coding sequence ATGGAAGAATTTGATCGTCAAAGTAGCTTTGGTTGGATGATAAATGTTGTTGCTAATCAAGCATCAAAACATTTCGAAACGGAATTAAAACAGCACGGTTTAACTGTTGCACTGTGGCCAACCATGATGTGTCTATGGGAAGAAGAAGGTGTGACTCAGCGTGATATTGCCGAAAAGTCAAAAGTGGAAAACTCCACAACCACTCGAACATTAGATAAGTTAGAAAAACTTGGTCTTGTTGAACGACAAGCTGATCCCAATAGCCGTCGTTCCTTTCGAATTTACTTAACTGATGAGGGTCGAGCATTAAAAGAAACCCTTTTGCCGATCCCTATTAAAGTAAATAAAGAAATACTTAGCTCTCTTGAGTTAAATGAGCAAAAAGAGATGATTCGGCTACTGCAAAAAATGGTCGCTGCCGTATAA
- a CDS encoding LysR family transcriptional regulator, translating to MKTSQIEMLLYTVELGSIAEAARKLQKSRTTVSAALSTLEDELGVTLLIRTGNRITPTEIGESIVNDCQRMMIISNDIVSKCLQYNEGIASTIRVVRDDSLPEPIWRDILTRMSRKFPNTSISIYVAPSPELEEMVEQNVVDVAYGILPINSQLLHVQQNELGQIRMMSVAHKEHPLSQLRKVSPTDLESHTEIILNYIDDDELMVFEPTSSKYIALTFYEHLRDAVLDKTGWSSVPALLINEHLRDGTLKVLKHNRAMNWQSFAEMTKTTMPRGVIIDWLSEQVEDYLLEVSE from the coding sequence ATGAAAACCAGTCAAATTGAAATGCTCTTATATACGGTTGAATTGGGTTCTATTGCAGAAGCAGCTCGTAAACTTCAAAAAAGTCGAACCACCGTCAGTGCTGCATTAAGTACTCTTGAAGATGAGCTTGGAGTGACTTTATTAATTCGCACAGGTAACCGCATTACTCCAACAGAAATTGGCGAGTCGATTGTGAATGATTGCCAACGTATGATGATCATTAGCAATGATATTGTTAGTAAGTGCTTACAATATAACGAAGGTATAGCCTCAACCATTCGCGTGGTTAGAGATGACTCACTACCTGAGCCCATTTGGCGTGATATTTTAACTCGCATGAGTCGTAAATTCCCAAACACCAGTATCTCTATTTACGTTGCCCCATCACCAGAACTTGAAGAAATGGTAGAACAAAATGTGGTTGATGTAGCGTATGGCATTTTACCTATCAATAGCCAACTTCTGCATGTTCAACAAAACGAGTTAGGCCAAATTCGCATGATGTCGGTCGCACATAAAGAGCATCCATTAAGTCAGCTAAGAAAAGTAAGCCCAACAGATCTAGAAAGCCACACTGAAATCATTCTGAACTACATTGATGATGATGAATTAATGGTGTTTGAGCCAACATCCAGTAAGTACATTGCTCTTACATTTTATGAGCACCTACGTGATGCAGTCTTGGATAAAACAGGTTGGTCGTCCGTTCCCGCGCTATTAATTAATGAGCATTTACGCGATGGCACCTTAAAGGTTCTTAAACATAATCGAGCGATGAACTGGCAATCTTTCGCTGAAATGACAAAGACTACCATGCCCCGTGGTGTGATTATTGATTGGCTATCAGAACAAGTTGAAGACTATTTATTAGAAGTCTCAGAATAA
- a CDS encoding cation transporter, producing the protein MSYSIKKERQLLLVSTFSALLFAMLGIVLGTLIHSLVIIFDGVYSLVSLGLTLVSLVTVLYIRKEDVSKNIKRVKVIESSVILLKGIAITLMCVLSFIAAVQAIMEGGREVNTGIALAFGVFSMIGCYTSYWVMKTQGRETNSALVDAEAKQWLMDTVISAAVFVGFMVAKVLLLTSYAHYAQLADPIMVVMASIYFIIVPVKMIISSSKQLHQLNRDGVLAKYSHA; encoded by the coding sequence ATGTCGTATTCAATTAAAAAAGAAAGGCAATTATTACTGGTTTCAACGTTTTCAGCTTTACTGTTTGCAATGTTAGGTATTGTATTAGGTACGCTGATTCATTCATTAGTTATTATTTTTGATGGTGTTTACTCATTAGTGAGTTTAGGTTTAACCCTAGTTTCGCTAGTGACAGTGCTGTACATTCGAAAAGAAGACGTTTCGAAGAATATCAAGCGTGTTAAGGTAATTGAGTCTTCAGTAATCTTGCTTAAAGGGATCGCAATTACCTTAATGTGTGTACTTTCATTTATTGCTGCTGTTCAAGCAATTATGGAAGGTGGTCGAGAAGTGAATACCGGTATCGCATTAGCGTTTGGTGTTTTTAGCATGATAGGTTGTTATACAAGTTATTGGGTAATGAAAACACAAGGTCGTGAAACGAACTCGGCTCTTGTTGATGCAGAAGCAAAACAATGGTTAATGGATACCGTAATTAGTGCTGCTGTATTTGTTGGCTTTATGGTTGCAAAAGTATTATTACTTACTTCATATGCACATTATGCACAACTTGCTGATCCAATCATGGTTGTAATGGCATCTATCTATTTTATTATTGTGCCAGTTAAAATGATCATTAGTTCATCAAAGCAATTACACCAATTAAATCGAGATGGTGTTTTAGCAAAGTATTCACACGCCTAA
- a CDS encoding helix-turn-helix transcriptional regulator, whose protein sequence is MPYTFIDNIENNYYQIIFKKHIHMAYVSGKKLISIYSLNDESINSDIEKFHFDSFGKYGDIIIINGGTPIDKYIKQAEMLIKSNKKSIFIINKINSCSKENIIKLRDFVQKLKSDDNIKFILPFTDDTVRRGMINILLSDEFFNICIPHPDYSNEIQSNKNQPENDDSLIKSILRSEEDIEKLKTYHSSLYLAISYINKNYSDDITLEDVAKASYVSPSHLSYLFRKKLNTKFKKVLFILRLNKAKEIIMNNPRMTLTNIAIQVGFYDLSHFGKVYRKYEGVNVSEIRNNIIYNLL, encoded by the coding sequence ATGCCTTATACTTTTATTGATAATATAGAAAATAATTATTATCAAATTATTTTTAAAAAACACATTCATATGGCTTATGTTTCAGGGAAAAAGTTAATAAGCATATATTCACTAAATGATGAATCTATAAACTCTGACATAGAAAAATTTCATTTTGATTCATTTGGCAAATATGGAGACATCATAATAATTAATGGGGGCACACCTATTGATAAATATATCAAACAAGCGGAGATGTTAATAAAAAGCAACAAGAAATCTATTTTCATAATTAATAAAATAAATTCTTGCAGTAAAGAAAATATTATAAAACTTAGAGATTTTGTACAAAAATTAAAATCAGATGACAATATAAAATTCATCCTCCCTTTTACAGATGACACAGTAAGAAGAGGAATGATAAATATTTTACTATCTGACGAGTTTTTTAATATATGTATACCTCACCCAGACTATAGTAACGAAATACAATCTAATAAAAACCAACCTGAAAATGATGATTCATTAATAAAAAGCATACTTAGATCTGAAGAAGATATAGAAAAGCTGAAAACCTATCACTCTTCACTATATTTAGCAATTTCTTATATTAATAAAAATTATTCTGACGATATTACATTAGAAGATGTAGCAAAAGCTTCTTATGTTAGTCCTTCTCATCTATCGTATTTATTCCGGAAAAAATTAAATACGAAATTTAAAAAAGTTCTTTTCATTTTAAGATTAAATAAAGCTAAAGAGATAATAATGAATAACCCTAGAATGACATTAACAAACATTGCTATTCAAGTTGGTTTTTATGACTTAAGTCATTTTGGAAAAGTATATCGCAAATATGAAGGAGTCAATGTTAGTGAGATAAGAAACAATATTATTTACAATTTATTATAA